A genomic segment from Burkholderia plantarii encodes:
- a CDS encoding TetR/AcrR family transcriptional regulator has translation MRKSKAEAAETRRRIVEVAAREFRLNGIQATGLNDVMSSAGLTQGGFYRHFESKDQLVAEACSAAMAEVVEGLEAVAASGVAGADRKDAFTAMVDAYVSVAHRDTPTGGCPLAAMGSELAHAGGQTRAAAARGFDELVGALAARLAQRPDGAPPPADARAAARFALAAMIGAVTMSRILGDADASATLLDDVKHHLGAI, from the coding sequence ATGAGGAAGTCGAAGGCGGAAGCCGCCGAAACGCGGCGCCGGATCGTCGAGGTCGCGGCGCGCGAATTCCGGCTCAACGGCATTCAGGCCACCGGGCTCAACGACGTGATGTCGAGCGCCGGCCTCACGCAGGGCGGTTTCTACCGTCACTTCGAATCCAAGGATCAACTGGTCGCGGAGGCCTGCTCGGCCGCGATGGCGGAGGTCGTCGAAGGGCTCGAGGCCGTTGCCGCTTCCGGTGTCGCCGGCGCCGATCGCAAGGATGCGTTCACGGCGATGGTCGACGCCTACGTATCGGTCGCGCACCGCGACACGCCCACCGGCGGCTGCCCGCTCGCCGCGATGGGCAGCGAACTGGCCCACGCGGGCGGCCAGACGCGCGCGGCCGCGGCGCGCGGCTTCGACGAACTGGTCGGCGCGCTGGCCGCGCGTCTCGCGCAGCGCCCGGACGGCGCGCCGCCGCCCGCCGACGCGCGCGCCGCCGCCCGGTTCGCGCTGGCCGCCATGATCGGCGCCGTCACGATGTCACGAATCCTCGGCGATGCCGACGCCTCGGCAACGCTGTTGGACGATGTCAAACACCACCTCGGCGCCATCTAG
- a CDS encoding alpha/beta hydrolase: MPGLSRWLSLACAPFALPVITLAAVAARPDPAAVPAAPPSAVASAPPAPVASRERDLVATPVPTVQPGRLTIASRAGPFVLPIAVSRDWTRRQAGVTRAVVVIPGWPRRDLRSGEHAAMLAGTAARGTLLVTPQFLTGTDVAAHHLSANTLRWSANGWPRGEPSLDAAGLGSFEVVDQIFRRLADRTVFPNLRTIVLAGHSAGGQLVQRYVAIGQGEAVLGGAPIHVRYVVANPASYLYLSDERPDAEGSFRPFDAASCPDFDDWTYGLRTGMPSYPARLATPEAIRARYLQRDVTYLLGTDDNDPHADGQDLSCAAEAQGATRHARGKAFYAYLHLLDPHTAQRLIEVPGVGHSSYRIYAAPCGMSALFDRPGCGAGG; encoded by the coding sequence TTGCCTGGTCTGTCTCGCTGGTTATCGCTTGCCTGCGCGCCATTCGCGCTGCCGGTCATCACGCTGGCGGCCGTCGCGGCACGGCCCGACCCGGCCGCCGTGCCGGCGGCTCCCCCCTCCGCCGTGGCGTCCGCGCCGCCGGCGCCGGTTGCGAGCCGCGAACGCGACCTCGTCGCGACGCCGGTGCCGACGGTCCAGCCCGGCCGGCTGACGATCGCATCCCGGGCCGGCCCGTTCGTGCTGCCGATCGCCGTGTCGCGGGACTGGACGCGCCGCCAGGCAGGCGTGACGCGCGCGGTGGTGGTGATTCCCGGCTGGCCGCGCCGCGATCTGCGCTCGGGCGAGCACGCCGCGATGCTGGCGGGCACCGCGGCGCGCGGCACGCTGCTCGTCACGCCGCAGTTCCTGACCGGGACCGACGTGGCCGCGCACCATCTGTCCGCCAATACGCTGCGCTGGAGCGCCAACGGCTGGCCGCGCGGCGAGCCGTCGCTCGACGCGGCGGGCCTCGGTTCGTTCGAGGTGGTCGACCAGATCTTCCGGCGCCTCGCGGATCGCACGGTGTTTCCGAACCTGCGCACCATCGTGCTGGCCGGCCATTCGGCGGGCGGCCAGCTGGTGCAGCGCTACGTGGCGATCGGCCAGGGCGAGGCGGTGCTCGGCGGCGCGCCGATCCACGTTCGCTATGTGGTCGCGAACCCGGCCAGCTATCTCTACCTGAGCGACGAGCGTCCCGATGCCGAGGGCAGCTTCCGGCCGTTCGACGCGGCCTCGTGCCCCGACTTCGACGACTGGACCTACGGGCTGCGAACCGGGATGCCGTCCTATCCGGCGCGGCTCGCCACACCGGAGGCGATCCGTGCGCGCTACCTGCAACGCGACGTGACCTACCTGCTGGGCACGGACGACAACGATCCGCACGCGGACGGGCAGGATCTCTCGTGCGCGGCCGAAGCGCAGGGGGCGACGCGCCATGCGCGCGGCAAGGCGTTTTACGCCTACCTCCATCTGCTCGACCCGCACACGGCGCAGCGCCTGATCGAAGTGCCCGGCGTCGGGCATTCGAGCTACCGCATCTACGCCGCGCCGTGCGGAATGAGCGCGCTGTTCGACCGGCCCGGCTGCGGGGCCGGCGGCTGA
- a CDS encoding NmrA family NAD(P)-binding protein, producing the protein MQARKYLITGATGKTGVHTVQHLLDGGHAVRAFVHREDARSEALGEAGAEIFVGDLLEHDDVIRAMQGMTGAYLCYPVLPGYIQASAYFADAARRAGVEVVVEMSQISAREDSRSHAARDHWVAERVFDWSGIPVVHIRPTFFSEWMVFPWVRDTIVKDGEITLPYGDGRHAPIAAEDQARMIAALLTQPAGHIGKTYTLCGPVELSQAQIAAEIGEVLGREIRYRPSTIEQYRAHLASYGLPEFLIQHFLAIAIDYRNGVFSGADTVIAGITGQAPQTVGDFIKANREAFTA; encoded by the coding sequence ATGCAAGCACGTAAATACCTGATTACCGGCGCCACCGGCAAGACCGGCGTTCATACGGTTCAACACCTGCTCGACGGCGGCCATGCGGTCCGCGCGTTCGTGCATCGCGAGGACGCGCGCAGCGAGGCGCTCGGCGAGGCCGGCGCCGAAATCTTTGTCGGCGACCTGCTCGAACACGACGACGTGATTCGCGCGATGCAGGGCATGACGGGTGCCTATCTGTGCTACCCGGTGCTGCCCGGCTACATCCAGGCAAGTGCCTACTTCGCCGATGCGGCGCGCCGTGCCGGCGTGGAGGTGGTGGTGGAGATGTCGCAAATCTCCGCGCGCGAGGATTCTCGGAGCCATGCCGCGCGCGACCACTGGGTTGCCGAGCGCGTGTTCGACTGGTCGGGCATCCCCGTCGTCCATATTCGCCCGACGTTCTTCTCGGAGTGGATGGTGTTCCCGTGGGTGCGCGATACGATCGTGAAGGATGGCGAGATCACGCTGCCCTATGGCGACGGGCGTCACGCGCCGATCGCGGCCGAGGACCAGGCGCGGATGATCGCCGCCTTGCTGACGCAGCCGGCCGGTCACATTGGCAAGACCTACACGCTGTGCGGGCCGGTCGAACTGAGCCAGGCGCAGATCGCCGCCGAGATCGGCGAGGTGCTGGGCCGCGAGATCCGCTATCGTCCGTCCACGATCGAGCAGTATCGCGCGCACCTGGCGTCCTACGGGTTGCCCGAGTTCCTGATCCAGCATTTCCTGGCGATCGCGATCGACTATCGCAACGGCGTTTTCTCCGGCGCGGATACCGTCATCGCCGGGATCACCGGGCAGGCACCGCAGACCGTCGGCGATTTCATCAAGGCCAATCGCGAAGCGTTCACGGCTTGA